A single genomic interval of Coccidioides posadasii str. Silveira chromosome 1, complete sequence harbors:
- the PTR2 gene encoding peptide transporter ptr2 (EggNog:ENOG410PFC6~COG:P~TransMembrane:10 (i153-174o180-199i238-255o267-286i350-368o388-408i429-447o479-499i511-532o538-559i)~BUSCO:4383at33183): MSVGYPDTEGIQKSEVEAPAINPAHESSMNEPKGASVDPAIGLVESGSEEADIDTPTQGDLDTLRRVAGPLPWSAFLVAAVELCERFAYYGIAGPFQNYIENPYRPGSQTPGALGLGQSAATGLTSFFQFWCYVTPTLGGIVADQYLGKYNTIVISAIIYIVGLAILVCTSLPVAITHNAALGGLITAMIVIGLGTGGIKSNISPLIAEQIKVNKLSVKTLKSGERVIEDSARTIERVYMIFYLCINIGSLSPIATTELEKHVDFWAAYLLPACVFLISFTVAVIGRKYYVVRPPKGSVIPQAFKVIWIGLRNKGNLDAAKPSYQAAYGHGPHGIHWDDRFVEEMKRTLVGCKVFLYYPIYWVCYQQMLNNFISQAGTMELHGIPNDLMQNIDPLTIIIFIPICDRLLYPFLRKMGIPFKPVTRITTGFMLASASMAYAAIVQHLIYNRPPCYNFPKNCPASNDGELGNRIHVAIQTPAYLFIGLSEIFASITGIEYAFTKAPLSMKSFVTAVFLLTSAFGAALGMALSPTAKHPKLVWMYTGLAVASATAGVIFWLLYSRYNEKEEELNALEVPQAEDEKPVAANQISITGRGGTRS; encoded by the exons ATGTCGGTGGGATATCCTGATACCGAAGG GATTCAGAAATCCGAGGTCGAAGCGCCCGCGATCAACCCTGCACATGAATCCAGCATGAATGAACCAAAAGGCGCTTCGGTTGATCCTGCTATTGGCTTAGTTGAAAGCGGGTCTGAGGAAGCAGATATAGATACACCTACTCAAGGCGACTTGGATACTCTGAGAAGAGTTGCAGGTCCGTTGCCATGGTCTGCCTTCCTCGTTGCTGCCGTCGAATTGTGTGAGAGATTTGCATATTACGGAATCGCTGGGCCTTTTCAA AACtacattgaaaacccgtaCAGACCTGGCAGTCAAACTCCGGGTGCACTAG GGCTTGGCCAATCGGCGGCAACTGGATTGACGAGTTTCTTCCAG TTCTGGTGCTACGTTACTCCAACCCTTGGTGGCATAGTTGCGGACCAGTACCTGGGGAAATACAATACCATCGTTATCTCTGCAATTATTTACATAGTTGGATTGGCTATTTTGGTCTGCACTTCCTTGCCTGTGGCGATCACCCACAATGCAGCACTCGGTGGGCTCATCACAGCTATGATTGTCATCGGCCTTGGGACCGGAGGAATTAAATCGAACATTTCTCCTTTAATTGCAGAGCAAATCAAGGTTAACAAGCTCTCAGTTAAAACATTAAAATCGGGGGAACGGGTTATTGAAGACTCTGCACGGACTATTGAGCGCGTTT ATATGATTTTCTATTTGTGCATCAATATTGGTTCTCTTTCCCCTATCGCAACCACCGAATTGGAAAAGCATGTCGACTTCTGGGCTGCATACTTGCTGCCAGCGTGCGTATTCCTTATATCCTTTACAGTGGCCGTCATTGGAAGAAAGTATTATGTCGTCCGTCCACCAAAAGGTTCAGTCATTCCGCAAGCATTCAAAGTTATTTGGATCGGCCTAAGGAATAAAGGGAATCTGGACGCAGCAAAGCCCTCATATCAAGCTGCCTACGGACATGGACCCCATGGTATCCATTGGGATGACCGTTTCGTGGAGGAAATGAAACGTACCTTGGTTGGATGTAAAGTCTTCTT GTATTATCCGATATACTGGGTTTGCTATCAACAGATGTTAAACAATTTCATCTCCCAAGCAGGCACCATGGAGCTTCATGGAATTCCCAATGATCTGATGCAAAACATTGATCCCTTGACTATCATTATTTTCATTCCCATTTGTGACCGGCTTCTATATCCATTCTTGCGCAAAATGG GGATTCCTTTTAAACCAGTAACTCGTATTACAACAGGCTTCATGCTGGCCTCCGCTTCTATGGCGTATGCTGCCATTGTCCAACATTTGATCTACAACCGGCCGCCTTGCTACAATTTTCCGAAAAATTGTCCAGCAAGCAACGACGGCGAGCTTGGCAATCGCATCCACGTTGCGATACAAACACCGGCTTACCTCTTTATCGGGTTGTCCGAGATTTTCGCAAGCATTACCGGGATCGAGTACGCTTTTACAAAAGCACCACTTTCAATGAAATCATTTGTTACGGCAGTATTCTTGTTGACCAGTGCGTTCGGCGCTGCGCTTGGCATGGCACTCTCTCCAACTGCTAAGCATCCAAAGCTTGTT TGGATGTATACCGGTTTAGCTGTCGCGTCTGCCACTGCAGGCGTCATCTTCTGGCTCCTCTACAGCCGATACAATGAGAAAGAGGAGGAATTGAATGCTCTTGAGGTGCCACAGGCGGAGGATGAGAAACCTGTTGCGGCAAACCAAATATCAATAACTGGCCGTGGGGGAACAAGGTCCTAA
- a CDS encoding uncharacterized protein (EggNog:ENOG410QDKT~COG:E~TransMembrane:12 (i48-66o78-104i125-150o156-175i182-203o234-259i271-291o311-339i373-392o398-421i442-466o478-496i)), producing the protein MGLEEHAVRPSNDDSRIDSSAEDLSASHDEDVEKGNGSLVRALRERHLQMIGIGGSIGAGLFIGSGQALSNGGPASTFLGFAITGAMVLCNLQALAELAVIYPVNGAFYTYAFRFIDPAWGFAMGWQYAVSWLIMLPIELTSAGLMITFWTSDINVGVWSAIFLVMVTVIQFFGIKGYGETEYILALVKVITCVGLIIVGLIINAGGVPTDNRGYIGGRYWHDPGAFHDGAKGFISVLVTAAFAYTGTEMIGLAAAETVNPRKSIPKATKQMLWCIVFFYVINILFVSLNIPSDSPALLGAKGGNIKASPFVIAAELAGIKVLPSIINAVIMLSIIGAANLCSYGSTRTLQALAATGNAPKFFAYIDSKGRPVWCILLQIAFGMLTFISEAASSEVVFTWMMALSGLSGLFLTTSICFTHIRFRRAWKLQGKNEEDIPYRSPFGVVGSIIGMGLSTIAIVATLYLGIFPIHATSRVEFFFQTCMAAPLALVAMLGWKIYKRNWKFGVDLRRVDLDEGRRMDYYSSGEDDHELREKGSSLTKKVAPWIHKEPYPRENVCETLGISHG; encoded by the exons atggGATTAGAAGAGCATGCTGTTCGTCCCAGTAATGACGATTCCAGAATTGACAGTTCCGCTGAGGACCTATCAGCGTCTCATGATGAAGATGTCGAGAAGGGAAATGGTTCATTGGTTCGGGCACTGCGCGAGAGGCATTTGCAGATGATCGGAATTG GTGGTTCTATTGGCGCTGGTTTGTTTATTGGATCTGGACAGGCATTGAGCAACGGCGGGCCTGCGAGCACG TTTCTGGGATTTGCAATCACCGGTGCCATGGTGCTATGCAATTTACAGGCCTTGGCGGAATTGGCGGTGATATATCCCGTAAATGGAGCGTTTTACACATATGCATTCCGCTTTATTGATCCGGCGTG GGGATTTGCTATGGGGTGGCAGTACGCGGTTTCCTGGCTAATCATGCTTCCAATCGAACTTACTTCTGCGGGATTGATGATCACCTTTTGGACATCGGACATCAATGTTGGAGTCTGGTCCGCTATTTTCCTAGTAATGGTGACTGTGATTCAATTCTTTGGCATCAAGGGCTATGGAGAGA CCGAGTATATCCTCGCTCTTGTCAAGGTCATAACGTGTGTTGGTTTGATTATAGTCGGTCTCATCATCAACGCTGGCGGTGTGCCTACTGATAATCGAGGGTACATTGGCGGAAGGTATTGGCATGACCCAGGAGCTTTTCACGATGGTGCTAAAGGCTTTATATCGGTACTGGTGACTGCAGCATTCGCTTACACAGGCACCGAAATGATTGGGTTAGCTGCTGCCGAGACAGTAAATCCCCGAAAATCTATACCAAAGGCGACCAAACAGATGCTATGGTGCATCGTTTTCTTTTACGTTATTAATATCTTGTTCGTCAGTTTAAATATTCCCAGTGACAGTCCCGCGCTCCTTGGCGCGAAGGGAGGCAATATCAAAGCAAGTCCGTTTGTCATTGCTGCCGAGCTTGCGGGTATCAAAGTGCTGCCGTCCATTATCAACGCTGTGATTATGCTCTCTATCATTGGCGCTGCAAATCTTTGCTCGTATGGCTCGACACGCACATTACAAGCTTTGGCTGCCACAGGAAACGCGCCGAAGTTTTTTGCATATATTGACAGCAAAGGACGGCCCGTGTGGTGCATTCTACTGCAGATTGCATTCGGTATGCTAACATTTATAAGTGAAGCAGCATCTAGCGAAGTTGTCTTTACGTGGATGATGGCACTGAGCGGATTGTCCGGTCTATTCTTGACGACAAGTATCTGTTTCACCCACATCAGATTCAGGCGAGCGTGGAAGCTCCAAGGGAAGAATGAGGAGGATATTCCATATCGTTCACCTTTTGGGGTCGTTGGGAGTATTATTGGTATGGGCCTGTCAACAATCGCTATTGTAGCTACGCTTTATCTTGGAATATTT CCCATCCACGCAACATCCAGAGTGGAATTCTTTTTTCAAACATGCATGGCTGCACCACTTGCTCTGGTGGCAATGCTTGGCTGGAAAATCTACAAGAGAAATTGGAAGTTTGGCGTTGATCTGCGGCGTGTCGACCTTGACGAGGGTAGACGGATGGATTATTACTCTTCAGGAGAAGACGATCATGAACTAAGGGAAAAGGGTTCATCCTTGACCAAAAAAGTG GCGCCCTGGATACACAAGGAGCCGTATCCAAGGGAAAATGTCTGCGAAACCTTGGGCATTTCTCATGGATGA
- a CDS encoding uncharacterized protein (EggNog:ENOG410PGTW~COG:C~BUSCO:3096at33183) produces MRLSFTPLKRPSPCSPAYLSALNSSPLARPLPRQSFIPLASTLAIMSQSPSRFQQRHAVHPPTGPAEMNYDTANPGYIRKYLRTYGLTPPHVDSYEVQKTRCLTQLALKSTAIDKFLYLSAIRKNNVHLFYRLVVDHLKALTPLIYTPVVGEACLKWSEIYQQPEGMYISYEDRGNIAGVIQNWPQPNVEITCITDGSRILGLGDLGINGMGIPIGKLALYTACAGIRPEVTLPLTLDLGTSNKSLREDPLYMGSRREKVTPEQELEFLDELMTALTERWPGIVIQFEDFKNPFPALARYRHNYTCFNDDIQGTGAVILAGVMNAVKKSGIPPQNHKAVFLGAGSAGVGVAKQIVDFFVREGMTEDEARACFYLVDTKGLVTADRGDKLAAHKVYFARTDNGGRQYKTLEEVVDYVRPTMLMGLSTLGGVFTPQILKKMSDWNKKPIIFPLSNPSANSECNFESAVVNTDGRCLFASGSPFQPFSYTNHAGETKTHYPGQGNNMYVFPGIGLGTILSKAVEITDTMIYASAQALSTALTSEEIEQGLLYPDITRIREVSVLVARGVIRAAQEAKVDRETGIRTFSDSDLDAWIKSRMYNPHGEVQSLEREVGLLLSSIGRLNVNREEGSAAPEVNGDSKL; encoded by the exons ATGCGCTTGTCCTTTACTCCTCTTAAAAGACCCTCTCCTTGCTCTCCTGCCTATCTGTCAGCGTTGAATTCCAGTCCTTTAGCACGTCCTCTCCCTCGTCAATCCTTCATTCCGTTGGCATCGACACTTGCCATTATGAGTCAATCACCCTCTCGCTTTCAGCAGCGTCATGCTGTCCACCCCCCCACTGGCCCTGC AGAGATGAACTATGATACAGCCAACCCTGGCTACATCCGCAAGTACCTTCGCACATACGGCCTCACTCCTCCACACGTTGATAGCTACGAGGTTCAGAAAACGAGAT GTCTCACACAATTGGCACTCAAGTCAACCGCAATAGATAAATTCCTCTATCTCAGCGCCATTAGAAAGAATAATGTGCACTTGTTCTACCGTTTGGTTGTAGATCACTTGAAG GCGCTGACACCGTTGATTTACACTCCCGTGGTTGGAGAAGCTTGTCTGAAATGGTCGGAAATTTATCAACAGCCCGAAG GCATGTATATCAGCTACGAAGATCGGGGCAACATCGCTGGGGTCATCCAGAACTGGCCTCAGCCCAATGTAGAGATCACATGCATAACCGATGGCTCAAGAATCCTGGGGTTGGGTGACCTCGGTATCAATGGCATGGGCATTCCAATTGGGAAGCTTGCTCTGTATACTGCCTGCGCTGGCATTCGGCCAGAGGTTACTCTTCCTCTCACATTGGACTTGGGCACAAGCAATAAATCTCTGAGGGAAGACCCTCTGTACATGGGGAGCCGGAGGGAGAAGGTCACTCCAGAACAAGAACTTGAGTTCCTGGATGAGTTGATGACTGCTCTGACGGAAAGATGGCCAGG CATTGTTATCCAGTTTGAGGATTTCAAGAATCCATTCCCAGCCCTGGCGCGGTATCGTCATAATTATACCTGCTTCAACGATGATATCCAGGGTACTGGTGCAGTCATCCTGGCCGGTGTGATGAACGCAGTGAAGAAGTCTGGAATTCCTCCCCAGAATCACAAAGCCGTGTTCTTGGGGGCGGGGAGCGCCGGTGTTGGTGTTGCCAAACAGATCGTTGACTTCTTTGTCCGCGAAGGAATGACCGAGGATGAAGCTCGGGCCTGCTTCTACCTTGTCGATACTAAGGGCCTTGTGACTGCTGACCGTGGTGACAAGCTTGCCGCACACAAAGTTTACTTTGCGAGAACAGATAATGGCGGCAGACAGTACAAGACTTTGGAGGAAGTCGTCGACTATGTCAGGCCGACCATGCTCATGGGATTGTCCACCCTTGGCGGAGTCTTCACACCTCAGATCCTCAAGAAGATGAGCGATTGGAATAAGAAGCCAATCATCTTCCCTCTATCGAACCCTTCTGCTAACTCGGAATGTAATTTCGAGTCCGCCGTTGTCAACACCGACGGTCGTTGTCTCTTTGCATCCGGATCTCCATTCCAACCTTTCTCCTACACAAACCACGCTGGTGAGACAAAGACACACTACCCTGGCCAAGGTAACAACATGTATGTCTTCCCGGGCATCGGACTGGGAACCATCCTTTCAAAGGCCGTAGAGATCACCGACACCATGATATACGCCTCCGCCCAGGCTCTTTCCACGGCCCTGACATCTGAAGAAATTGAACAAGGACTCCTTTATCCGGACATTACCAGGATCAGGGAGGTTAGCGTTTTGGTTGCCCGAGGAGTAATCCGTGCAGCCCAAGAAGCCAAGGTAGATCGCGAGACTGGTATCCGAACGTTCTCCGATTCCGATCTGGATGCCTGGATCAAGTCCCGGATGTATAATCCCCATGGAGAAGTCCAGTCGCTGGAGAGGGAAGTCGGCCTCCTCCTTTCTTCCATTGGCCGCCTGAATGTAAACAGAGAGGAAGGTTCTGCTGCGCCCGAAGTGAATGGAGATTCGAaactttaa